The genomic window AATCGTTATGGATGAACTACGGGATTACCGCTGGTATGAACAGGATCTACGACATATAAACAAGCAGGCCCAACAGATCATTGGAAGAAAATTCTTACAGTACATTGGCTCACCAGAATTACAACAATATGAAAAGGAAGCTCTCAAAATCAGCAAATTACACAATCATATCTTATTGAATCCCCATTCAGAGGAATCCAGACAATTCGTAGAATCACGAAAGGCAAAGACGGAACAATTCCTTAAGAAGTATCCCTTTGTCAAGTTTGGAGAATAATAGTGAAGACAAAAAAAAGTAGCTGCTATAGTTAAACTATAACAGCTACTCAACCTCAGTAGTGGCGAAGGGACTTGAACCCCTGACCTGACGGATATGAGCCGTATGCTCTACCAACTGAGCTACGCCACCAAGTGATGGACGTAATTTATCAACCGGCCTAAAAAATGTCAATATATATTCGCATTTTATATTAAGCGATTTTTCTTGGCTTCTTCCATGATTCTTTTGTTCCAATAAGAGTTACGCAGGTAGGATAATTTGATCCGCGAATCCTGATTCTCACTGGCCCTTTCCTGAAGGATTTTATACCCCTTATTGAGAACAGTTATAGGATCCAGCTTCTCCTGATCCCCTAGTTGATTCAGTATATGATAGAAGAAAAAGACATACTGGGGATTGTTCAGATCATGATCAGTCAAGGCCTCATTACTAAGGAGTTTCTTAAAAGACTCAACCGCACTATCCCAATATCCCCGCTTGGCATTGATCAAATTCATCCACATCTGATTCTGTTTGGTATCAAAGACATAACCTTCTCTTGTCGTTCCTGATAAATGATCTTCCAGGAATCGTGATCCCTTTACTGGATTGATTCGACTAATAGGCAGGAACAAAACCGTATTATCCCCATTAATATGTTCCAGTAGTGATTCATGGGCTCCGTTATAGTTACCTGACATATAGAAAGCTTCTGAGAGGAAGAAGAATGATTCTTCACTATTAAGTTTGGATAACTCCTGAATGGCAAACTCACTATTACCAATATAGGTATGACATCTGGCCTTCCATATATAACTAAGCTTCTGAAAGTCATTCCACCCTTGGATACGGCAGATCTGTCCAAGCAAGTTAAAATTCTTAAGAGAACTTTGATAATCACCTAATTCAAAATTCAATCGTCCTATTAAAAATAAAAACTCACACTGAAGAAAGCGGTGCCCTTCCTCCTTTGCAATCTGTTCTCCCTGGGTGATTAGCTTCATTGCCACATCATACTTACCAATCAGAAAGGAACCGACACCAGCATAGTATTTAGCCAAGAGAGACACATGAATGCTTTTGGTAGAACTATTTAAGGCCATATCCAGATAATCCAGACCATCCCTGAGTTGACCCTTTTTGAGTAAAGCTAAGCCAAATAGGTAATAATTAACTGAAAGAGTATCTGTGCCCTCCTCCTGCTGATAATAGAGAGAATCTTTCAAAATCTTAAAGCCCTCTTCAACCATACCCATAGCCAGATAGTACTCAGCAGCTAACATAGGATTTTCTGTTATAAGCCTATCAAAGACTGGAGCTTCTTCTTTGACAATCATATTAGCTTCGGTTCCATTACCATAGTACAAAGCTAATCTTAACTTAGTCTCGAAGAGCACTAATTTAAGTTTGTCCTTTGATTTCTGATCCAGAGGGATCTTTTCGAAGTGAGTCGTTCTATTTAGAAGGTAATTTAATCCCCTCTTATTATCACAAATGAAGTAGGAATCAATCAAAGCAATCAAAACAGATAAGGCTAATTCGACCTCATCATGTTGTTCGAAGAAGTAATACAACCATGTAGAGGGAATAAGCTTTCCAGATTGATAACGATCTTTAATAGAATGAATAAGAATAGCATCCAGATCCTTTATATCCTCCTTAAGATATTCCAGTAGAAAATCCTTCATACGAGGGACTGCAGGGAATAAAGGGTTCGTTTCTCTGATGAGTCCGATCATCCGGAGGTATTTTAATTTATCCCTGATGTAAGCTTCTTTGAATCCAATAGAATCAAAGATTTCAATGAGATCATCCTCATCAACCAGACCAGTGGAGGCAATGATCACATAAAGAACTTTTGACAGAATTAATTCCTTTTCCTTCAGTAGTTGAAAACTAAAGCTCATAATGGATTGCTTATCCTGCCAGGCTCCTCTTTTTGCTAATAAAAGGAAGTGAAACACCGGCATAAGCCGACCACCTGTGATCTCAATAAGCCTTTCCGCGTTCTGTGCCGCCAAAGGTGTTTGATCCAGGATCATTTCCTTGTCCTTTAATTCATTCTTTTTGATAGGTTCAAAGTAGAGGGAATAGTTCTTAAGTACTGTGTTTAAGCCTTTTATCTTATTCTTCTTGGCAATAAAAACAGGAAGAATAATACTTCTAGGGCAGAGGAGATTCATTAGATCTATGAGAGATTGTTTTATAGCGTCGGGTATCAGTTCAAAGTCCTGAATAATAACAAGGGGGGGGATATTCATTACTTTAAGGTGGCGGCTATAGATAATAAAATAAAAATACAGGGATCTAAAAATATCAACAGAAGTAATATGGAGATACTTCTTCTGTTCTAAACCTTTTAAAAAATTATAATAACAAGGATTGGATTGCCATTCACTAAGCTCAGTACCACTTAAGTACTCAGCCGCTTTTTTAAGAATGTGCGAACTGACAATGTGACGCAGAGCAAAGAAGTCTTCCCCATTAGGCATGGGACAATCTATCCAGCTAAAGGTCCCAATATCACATTTGTAGGCTTCTACTAAAGCATGTTTTAAGTTAAAAACACGGCCGGAACCTCCATCACCATGAATGAGGATGTAATCAAAATCATATAATTTATGCTTTGCCTTTTCTAAGGGTCTCTTAAGGCTCTCCTGAAGATGAGGACGTAGATAATAAGAATCCCTCTGACCTAATATGGATTGTTTTGTGACCGTTGGTTTGATCACCCTGGAAAAGGGAGTGGCCGGTTCAATCTGAAAGTACAACTTGAAGTTCTCCAGAGCCTCGTCATGTACCCATATTTGATTCTTATCAGGTATATCAATCAAAGTCCGGTCAATATCCTGTCTAACTCTGTCCAAATCTCTTTGGCTTATCTTAGTTATATATAAGTTATAACCATATAGATCTTTTTCCAGATTATTAAGATAAACATGGATATCCCAAAGGAATTCTCCAAAGTTAGCAGAGTCCACATCCTGGCTATCAGGAAAGGTGAATCCATACAAACCATTGTCTTCAATAATGGTATGCCCCATTCTGATACTGAGTAGACTATTTATTTTATCATCAATTGATGTTGTTAGAGGACTAACGACTTTGCTCAATTGTTTAAAGTGAATAATATCCAAAACTACTAAAAACATATATTTCCCTACTGCCGATTATCGGACATTGATGGGCCAATGATAAACCGATTTTCATATTGTATTTTTTCTTGACCATTTTATGGATGCAAAGATAGACTGATAAAGTCTTTCCAAAGTTCACATTTAATAAGGTAAACCATTATGATAGATTTGGCATTAAGCTTTTTCTCTTCCCTTATCTGGGTAAGATGGGCTGTTTTGGCATTAACATACGTCTTTCATCGTTCTCGACTGGATTCGAAGCGGGATGAGATGAAAGGCTTAACTCTTCTCATTATTTTATTAGTAGTAAAAGACTTCCTATTCTATATTTTTAATCTGTATCCCATAATGGCAGTAGCAGACTTACTGTGGGTCTATGCTCTGTATCTATTCCTTTATCGTTTCACCCAAAAGATTGTTCCTTCCCTTAAGATCAATACTGTCATTAACATCATTGCTGTGGTACTTTTTATACTGGTTACGATCCTGGACTATCATCCTATGATCTCAGCTTTTATATTCCGGCTTATCATTCTTCTTAATGTCTTTGTTACTATGTATTTCTATAACGATGTATCTCCTTATAATACTGAGAATCATGAATTCATTATCAGATGCCGGAAGGTTATTTTCCGTATCCTTATTGCTTATAACCTGGTCATGATATTCTTTAGTTATACGAATACAATCGCCATGATTTTCATACTACCCCTGCCTTACCTTATATTACCCTATATCCTTTTACTATATGAAGATATAAAAACAACCAACCAACAAAAAGAGATAGAAAGCCTATCATCAAACCTATCTACAATCTATGATTTTATGAAGACCATGGGTTATAGCATATCCGAGAAACTGGAAATCTCTAAGATACTGGAATTTGTTATTGAATCGGCCGTATCCGATACCAAAGCCGATGGTGGCGCTATCTACCTAAAGGATGATTTTGAAGACAACCTAAGCATCAAATCCATCAGTGGTAAGTTTACGCCTCCCTTTCCTGTTCCTGATATGGTTAGAACCAAATATGAATATTTGCAGGACTATATCCATTCCACACCCATCCCTATAGGAAAGACACTCTTGGGAGAAGTAGCTGCAACAGGTAAGGCTTCGTACATTCGCCAAGTTAGTCTAGAGGAACGTTTGGTTCAAAACACAAAAAATGATGCCATGTATATCAGTTCCTTAATGGCAATCCCCCTCATCGTATCCAATCAAGTCTTCGGTGTTGTTGTAGTGATTAACAAACATCCGGAAAAGCTTTTTACAGAAGATCATTTTGAACACCTCAAAACCTTCACAGACTATACATCGATCAGTATTAACAATCTTTTTCTCTATATAGAATTATTGGAAAAAAAGGATATGGAAAGGGAGGTAACCATTGCTGCGGACATCCAGCAACAACTACTCCCCAGAGAGCTTCCACAATTTAGAGATTTGTCATTAGCTTCTTTTAGCTATCCTGCCAAGGGCGTCAGTGGAGATTATTATGACATCATCCCTATACGCAATAACAAGTTGGCCCTTGTTATGTGTGACGTTGCCGGTAAGGGAGTTCCCGCCTCTCTTGTAATGGTTATGATCAGAACCATTATTCACCTTGTTGTCGGCTCTGACAGAAATGCAGACAGGATTATAACATGGGTTAATAGGGGGATAACCGGACGTATAGCCTTGGACAGATTTGCAACTATGAGTTATCTCACTTATGATCCCGAAACTCATATGATCCAATATAGTAATGCAGCCCACCACCCCCTTATGATATATCGTAATGCAACAAAACAAGTTGAGACCCTGGATACAGAAGGGATTCCTATTGGTCTGGAGAAAGATTCCAAATACGGTTTAGCACAAACAAAATTAAATAATGGCGATATGATGATTCTCTATACCGATGGTATAATAGAGGCTATGAATACAAAGGGAGAACAATTCACTTATGAAAAGTTAGTTAATCTTCTGGAAGAGTATCACGATTATTCATGTCACGAACTACTAAAACTTATTAAAGACAGAATCGATTCCTTTGTAGGACAAGCAAAACAGCATGATGATCAAACAATCATCATTGCCAAAGTTGATAATTAGACACCTACAAAGCGAAGGAGAGTTATTCATGGAACTAAAGATTAGAAAACATAATGAAACCTACATAATAGATATACAGGGAGAACTAGATCTATACCATTCATTCAAACTAAAAGAGCTTGTATCAAAAATGCTTGAAAAAAAAATTACACGTTTCATTATTAATATGGAGGAAGTGGAATACATAGACTCTAGTGGCATAGGAGCTCTTATCTATGTGGTATCCACTGTCAAAAAACAAAATCACCAAATTGTCATATGCAACATACATGGTTCTGTACTTAAAGTAATCGAATTAACCAAATTGGTAGGTTATTTCCCCATGGCTAATTCCATAGATGAGTCCATACAAATGATATCTTAGGAGTAATCAATCGTGAGTGATAACAAAAAAAGAATTCAAATTGATAATGACCATCCCCTTTTCAATAAGGAAGGTTTGTTTTTTAAGGAGTTTCCCAGTGATTTTCGACAAATCAGATATTTTACCCTTATGGTCGTACAAAACGCTCCTCCTGAAATAAAGGAAATTAACCTTCTGGAACAGCAGATTTCAGAAATTATAAAGAATGCCGTTAAGCACGGCAATCACAATGATACTAATAAAAAAGTAAAAATATGGTATGAGTTTACCGAATCAAGTGCCCATATTATTGTGGAAGATGAAGGGCCTGGCTTCCAGAAGCTCAAAGAATGGAATGATTTTAATGAAAAGCGACTATCCTGTTATGCCAGACATGACTTTGAAGAACTAGGGAATTACGTATCCTATAGGACAGAAGACAGTGATGATCATGATGGAGGCAATGCCCTTTTTGCTGCCATAGAATATTGGAATGAAGGAGTGGTTTTTACTCAGAAGGCTAATTGTATAGCCCTTAAGAAAACCTTCCCCACCCGTAATAGATCGATTAAGATTTCCTAATAAACAAGATTATTGACATCTATCGTGTATTCTGGTTGAAAGGGTTCCTTTTCTGATCGCACAATGGAAAAATCATCAGAATCGAATAAAAAGTCATCTATGTAATAGTGACTCTCTTCCTTTGTAATAGTAATGATACCTTCTCCATAGGAGGAATCAGACACCACTAATCTTACATTATAGCTATACACTTCATTTTGATTTATCTCAGCACCAATAACAATTTCTCTTAAGGAGGGAACAAGTCTATCCTCCCACAATGTTTTATACAGTAACACCTTGTCTGGTATAATATAATCTGTCCAGGATTTCCCTTTTTCTAGGGCTGATATAAAGTTTTGAAGCAACTCATAACGCTGTAGCTCTGATGGACTCATTTCCTGACGAATGGGTAAATTTCCCAGGGTCATATCCACAGGACCAATAACATAAGCAGAACTAAAAAAATCCTCACGTCCTGTGAACATGGTATCAGGAGATTTGACATTATCCCTTTCTTCTCCCATACCCTCCGGGGGTTCTTGATTATCTAAGTTTGATTCCGTTAAGGTAGATGAGTTATTTCTAGGAGATGGAGACTCTTTTTTTGTACATCCCCCTAGTATTAGTATAGTAAAAATCACCATAAGCACTGTGTATTTCATGGACAGAAGTATAACATAGGACTAGTTTTTAATAAGGATTATATATGCACTCAAATCATATTATACATGAATATTTTGACAAAGATTTTGTGGTCCCTATCAGGGATTCCCTATGGCATCATATTTATCTCACTAGTGAGTTCGCTGAACTTATCAAGACAAAGCCGTTCTTACAGTTGCATAATATAAAGCAATTAGGTCCTACCTATCTCGTGTATCCAGGAGCTACCCATACAAGAGCTAACCATAGTTTAGGGGTATTCCATTTAGCCAAACAGATTATTGAATCTCTTATCATTAAGCCTAATTGTCCTGAGTTAAACATCTACCATGTGAAGGCTTTTCTTGTAGCAGCTTTGCTTCATGACTTAGGGCATTTTCCCTATACACATAGTTTTAAAGAACTTCCTCTGGTCGATCATGAGATCCTAACAGGACGTATCATAATGAACTCTGAAATCCATCAACTGCTTGAACGGATTAAAATAAAGCCGAAAGATGTAGTATCCATCATCGATCACCATCACCCTCTTCCTGCTGATTCAGATTTTCTCCTTTATCGTAATATTCTTTCAGGTGTACTAGACCCTGACAAGCTGGATTATCTCAATAGAGATGCCTTTTATTGTGGTGTACCCTATGGCATACAGGATATTGATCACATATTCCATAACCTGCGTTTTCACTCTTCTAATGGAATATCACTAACGAATAAAGGAATTATGTCTATTGAGAATATACTTTTCTCCAAATATCAGATGTACAAATCTGTCTACTGGCATCCCCAGGTACGAATTGCCACTGCTTTAGTTAAAAAAGCTGTGTATCTCGGATTAGAGAACAGGGAGATCAATCCTGATAATCTGTATTACAAGGATGATAGAGAATTTCATTACATGACAAGAGACCTATCAGCCCCCATTCAGACATTAATTCAGGCTAGCGAAAATCCTGGACAGTATGTAATTCATGAAGAAATGGATTTTGATAGTAACAACAATCTTCATCAGCAATTAACACAGCTAGATGAACGTCACAAATGTGAACAAGAGATAGAACAGAGCATAAAAGACTTACTGGGTACAGATGTTAAGAACCAGATTATTCTGGATATACCCGAGAATATTAACTTTGAAGTAAAATTCCCCATTCAAACATCGAATTCCGTCATTCCTTTTGAGAATTCAGAATCTGTATTCAACAAACAGAATGTTCATTATTTTACTTCATCCCTCAGAAAGATAAGACTTTTAATGCCTTTGAACCTATCAAATGCAATTGGTCCTGAAAAATCTTTCCTTGCACGCTAATATAAAGCTAGTTAAACTATAAATGGGAGGTAAGTTTGATGCAAATCCATAACTTAATGCAAGACTATGTCATTAAACGGGTAGAAGACCTGTTTCAAGAAGAGATAGCCAAAGGTAATACAGATTTCTGTAGAAATTATCAGTGCAAACTAGATGTCATTTGTTTTGTATTAAATCGTGTTAGACCTGAATATGTTATATCCGGTAGAGGCTTAGCCCATCACGAAGTTAATTATCAGGATAAATTGCAGAAGGAAGCAGACATTACAGCCTTAATATGGGAAGCCATTGAAATTGTGTCAAAAGGAAAAAGGCCTTCCGCCAGTACAACGATGAAAGAAAAACCCTCCGTTCCACAGGGCGATTTTTTTAATTTTCCATCCATAATGGGACGGTTATTTAACGGTACTAATTTCTGTCCTATCTCTGAAACAAAGATAAGCTTGTGGCTTGATGGAGAATTAGTAAAATCAATTGACGATAACTGGCTTAATCCTTATGAAATGGTTCCTTCAACAGCAGGAACTTATACTTTTTGGCCTTATCCTGTTAAAGCTGCCTATGCTGGTCAAAGCAAAACTTTTAGCTTCGAAATCAAAGTGGAAGATGACAGATTTGAACCTTTATACCATTACTTTGATTTGACCATTGAAGCAAAGGATACGTTCCTTGAGTTTTTCCAAATCAATGAATCCTATAAAATAAAGGATCTAACCATCTTTCCTGTTGAGAATGAAGTTGGTCTCAAATGATACCATTCCTCTTGTAATTTCTTTATAATTGAACATACCAAAGTGAATCGTATAAATAAAGGAGATTACTTGAGGAAGTATTTATTAGTTTTATTACTAATACCATCAATCTTCATAAATCTATATTCTCAAGAACAAGAAGTCAGTGAAACCCTATGGCAGGATGCTGGTGGAGATTATCAGTTATTTGTCACAGGCTCCTGGACACTGGATATGCTAATGGGACTGGGCTATACACAATCCTCTACAAAAGGGAGCTATTTACAGAACCTTCCCAGTTTTGAGGAAGGTTTTTTGTTTACTCAAACACCAGACTTTACAGCATCCCTCCGTATCTATGATCAATTACTGGCAGAGGTAAGTTATCTAGGTGGTTTTGACAATAACACCTACTTGCTTGGTTATGAAGGAAGAGAAGATCAGCTGGTAAAGCAATTTTATCTTGGGAATACCAGTATTAATATGGATGAATACGCTGACCAGATAACCAATTCTCAAACCTATGACTCTCCAGGGATTAAGCTAAAAACAGAAACGGATAAGGCGAAATGGGAAACCATCTTCCGTTATTCTCCAGAAACAGTACAAACGGCCCGGTTCAAGGGTAATCAGAAAACAAGTTCAACCTCTATTAATCTGAAGGATTATAGCAAAGGACAATACTTTCACCTCCCGGACGACAATGTTCAGGACCTGGAAATTTACATTCAGAATAGAAAGGGAGAATACATTGATGAAGATCCTGCCTCTGACGATCATTATACCAAACTAGAACCAGAGGAATACCAGTACAGGCAAGCGTCTAATCTCCTTGTGTTAAACGCAAAATCATCAGGAAAAGTATTAATCTTCTATACAAAATCAGGATATACCGTCGGAGATAGTAATATTGGCTTAAATAGCCTCCCAGATGGTAACTCCGGTTTTATTGACTTAGACTTACCCTATATAAATTTTAATTTTTCAATAACCTCCTACCTTGGAACAGATCAAAGTGGAAGACTGGTAAATCTCGTATGGAAAGGGATCAGTCAGGGAAAGGACTATTACGTCCTTTATGACCCGTCCAAGTTCAACCCCTTTGAATCCCGTAATGTGTACTCTGACTTTGATGATTCTATAACAAGCTTTGAGTTGTATGCGCTCAGTAATACAGCAGATCCCATTGAAAGTTATGATTACGAACCAATCCTATCAACCAATGCATTACGTATTCAATCTAGTGATAGTAATGATTATCCCCTAGGGAAGGATGTCCCAGAACTATACTCTCCTGAAAATAATTTCTTACCTACTTTTTTTCTCGCTGCCCTGTCAGAAACACAACAGTCATACCAGTACTATCTGGGATCTGGAGTACTTGAAGATTCCCTTAGTATCTATATTAATGGTCATAGAACAGAGTCCTATAGTTTTAACCCCGATACAGGGTACATTACTTTTAGCCAGATCATCTATCCCAACGATACAATCGATGTTACCTATACTAGTGAGACCTCTGATGGTAAGGAAGGTTCCATCTATGCCTCATCCGGGCTATCTTACGATATTAACGATAGAGTGAACCTTCAAGGCAATCTTCAGGGAAGCTACAATGTAACAAATTCAGAATATTCCAGCTTCGAATCAGAACATAGTGCCTATATAAACTCTGCTTTGCAACTGAGTTATGATGATGGGAATACTTTTTTTAAAGTAACCCCTCAATACAATACTATTTATACAGATACTAGCGGCTTATACGAATTCGAAACCTTCGATCAGGACAGCATACGCTTGAGCTACTATTGGGGATATGAGATTCCCAGTGCCCCTCCTGTATCAACAGTATATGGGAATAGTTTAACAAGCACTAATGAGGGAATCCTGAAGTATAAAGACTATTCTCAATATGATGAATATGGGAACCTGATACTAAGTTCTTATGGATCCTCCTCTTATAATGAAGAAAGCGATAAGTCTGGTCCTTATGTTACCTATGGTGATGATAACATTCCTTATAATATTAATATTCTTGATTTCTCTCTAACCCCTTCTCAATCATGGGTAGGAAGCCAACATCTGCTACCCTCCCTCTATGAAGGCAATAATATATCTGAAATAACCCTTAGCATTAAGAACATTGATAACAGCAATTTGAGCACAAATAGTCACATTTACCTTCAAATAGGTACTTTATCAGAAGACGTCAATGATAACGGGGCCTATGATGATGATCTCTATACCCAGACAGGTTTAAATTATGGAGAGTATTATGACAAGGGAGAAGACTTTGATGATAATAATGTATTTCAAAACTCTGAGACTCTTGTTACGTATGAATTAGGGACTTGGGATTCTTCCCTAATGGACTGGCAGAATTTCACATTAGAACTCAATAATGGGGATAGAAAGTTACTGAATAATGCCACCGCTTATCGAATCATCTTTTACGATAGTTCAGCTACTGCTATTACGGGAAAAATTGCAGTTAGTCCTATTGAGATAAGACTCCTTAATGGTGTCATTGATTCCACAGAATCAGAAAGTTCGCTCTCTAGGGAGAGCCCCCTTAACTCTCAAATATCCCTTCAAAATACGGCCCTTACGATTTTATCTATTGATAATAAAACCAACAACATCCTTTGGCATTGGAAGAAATCCAATCCTACTACCGTAAAAGCATATTCAAAATATTATTTCACCTCTCCCATGCCCATTAAGGATTATGAAGAATGGTCCCTCTATATTCATACCTTAGACGGCATTACCTCTCCTGAGACCATTACCCTTACCCTTTTTGACAGTGAGGGGCGTACCCAGGATTGGACTGTGGAAGCTGATGAGTTAATACTAAACCAGTGGGAACAGTTACGATTTCCAACAAAAGACTGGCCCTATGACACAGAGGCCTATGGACTAATCCTATCAAGTACAGCTGCTGATACAATAGAATTATTGGTCGACGAGCTCCTGCTCTATGGGGGAAAGCAAGATAGTATTTATATGGTGGATACCTATGTTTCAACCAATTTAAATACCCTCCTTTCCCTCCCTAAGCATCCCTATATACCGAATACCAATGTGGAATGGACAGGCAAAGCCTACAATGGGGAGTATTATAATAGTGTTTATTCTCTTGATACGAAATGGGATATCCTTTGGAACGATTTATCCATAGACCATAGTTACTATGACGACAGTAGCAACGATGTGGATATAAAGAATGAGGGAACCCTTGCTTTGTGGGATAAAAATATACGTCTAACAGATACTTATGATTCACGAGGGAGCCATAGTAATAAATATAGTCTCACAATCCCCGGGCAAGGATCACTGAGCTATCGGCAAGGCATTAACTATGACAATAGCACCAGTAAAAGTTATAAATCTCAACTACAATACTCAAAGCCACAGTTTAATTTTGCTCTCAACAACGCCTTGTCATTGGGACAAATAGATACTATTGATAAGGATAAAGAATTTTACCCATGGCAATCCACTATCTATGACTTATATGATTATTCAACCAGCTATAAAAGATCCTATCATACAGACAGTTTGCAGACCCAATTCCGGTGGTCTGTTTTGGCTCCCCAACTTGGTATCAGCCAAAGCCTCAACACCCTGAGGAAGAGCCCCTATACACAGCAAAGCACCCAGGCAATCAAGATGAGCCTGCCCATATATGGCAGAGGTTTTTCTTTAACCCCCTATTATAGTAAGTCCTTAAAGAAAAGCGTTACCTATGCCTCCAACCGTGAGATTAGTTTTCAAAAAGAGGCAGGATTCGATCAATGGCGTAGTGATTGGCCTCAGTTTTTAAGCCAGTGGTATAGGGAGTTATTCTAT from Spirochaeta cellobiosiphila DSM 17781 includes these protein-coding regions:
- a CDS encoding GAF domain-containing SpoIIE family protein phosphatase translates to MIDLALSFFSSLIWVRWAVLALTYVFHRSRLDSKRDEMKGLTLLIILLVVKDFLFYIFNLYPIMAVADLLWVYALYLFLYRFTQKIVPSLKINTVINIIAVVLFILVTILDYHPMISAFIFRLIILLNVFVTMYFYNDVSPYNTENHEFIIRCRKVIFRILIAYNLVMIFFSYTNTIAMIFILPLPYLILPYILLLYEDIKTTNQQKEIESLSSNLSTIYDFMKTMGYSISEKLEISKILEFVIESAVSDTKADGGAIYLKDDFEDNLSIKSISGKFTPPFPVPDMVRTKYEYLQDYIHSTPIPIGKTLLGEVAATGKASYIRQVSLEERLVQNTKNDAMYISSLMAIPLIVSNQVFGVVVVINKHPEKLFTEDHFEHLKTFTDYTSISINNLFLYIELLEKKDMEREVTIAADIQQQLLPRELPQFRDLSLASFSYPAKGVSGDYYDIIPIRNNKLALVMCDVAGKGVPASLVMVMIRTIIHLVVGSDRNADRIITWVNRGITGRIALDRFATMSYLTYDPETHMIQYSNAAHHPLMIYRNATKQVETLDTEGIPIGLEKDSKYGLAQTKLNNGDMMILYTDGIIEAMNTKGEQFTYEKLVNLLEEYHDYSCHELLKLIKDRIDSFVGQAKQHDDQTIIIAKVDN
- a CDS encoding STAS domain-containing protein, with protein sequence MELKIRKHNETYIIDIQGELDLYHSFKLKELVSKMLEKKITRFIINMEEVEYIDSSGIGALIYVVSTVKKQNHQIVICNIHGSVLKVIELTKLVGYFPMANSIDESIQMIS
- a CDS encoding ATP-binding protein, translating into MSDNKKRIQIDNDHPLFNKEGLFFKEFPSDFRQIRYFTLMVVQNAPPEIKEINLLEQQISEIIKNAVKHGNHNDTNKKVKIWYEFTESSAHIIVEDEGPGFQKLKEWNDFNEKRLSCYARHDFEELGNYVSYRTEDSDDHDGGNALFAAIEYWNEGVVFTQKANCIALKKTFPTRNRSIKIS
- a CDS encoding HD domain-containing protein, producing the protein MHSNHIIHEYFDKDFVVPIRDSLWHHIYLTSEFAELIKTKPFLQLHNIKQLGPTYLVYPGATHTRANHSLGVFHLAKQIIESLIIKPNCPELNIYHVKAFLVAALLHDLGHFPYTHSFKELPLVDHEILTGRIIMNSEIHQLLERIKIKPKDVVSIIDHHHPLPADSDFLLYRNILSGVLDPDKLDYLNRDAFYCGVPYGIQDIDHIFHNLRFHSSNGISLTNKGIMSIENILFSKYQMYKSVYWHPQVRIATALVKKAVYLGLENREINPDNLYYKDDREFHYMTRDLSAPIQTLIQASENPGQYVIHEEMDFDSNNNLHQQLTQLDERHKCEQEIEQSIKDLLGTDVKNQIILDIPENINFEVKFPIQTSNSVIPFENSESVFNKQNVHYFTSSLRKIRLLMPLNLSNAIGPEKSFLAR
- a CDS encoding late competence development ComFB family protein → MQIHNLMQDYVIKRVEDLFQEEIAKGNTDFCRNYQCKLDVICFVLNRVRPEYVISGRGLAHHEVNYQDKLQKEADITALIWEAIEIVSKGKRPSASTTMKEKPSVPQGDFFNFPSIMGRLFNGTNFCPISETKISLWLDGELVKSIDDNWLNPYEMVPSTAGTYTFWPYPVKAAYAGQSKTFSFEIKVEDDRFEPLYHYFDLTIEAKDTFLEFFQINESYKIKDLTIFPVENEVGLK